The Pyrus communis chromosome 12, drPyrComm1.1, whole genome shotgun sequence genomic sequence acgcAAATGCTTATCAACACTTCTCTTGACGTTTTCTAAATGATTAACATTATTAATATTACTTAATTAGTGTAACCCCTAACAACCGTTAATGTTAGTGAGAAAGAATCAAAATATAGGAAAAAAGCCCTTCAACTATCGTGTAATAACAGTTAGGTTCCTGAACTTTGAGCGTTTTCGAATGTGACCTGAGAGAGTTTTGAGCAGCTTGTTTGTGAAGAACCTTATTAAGAATATGCAATTATGCTTGAGAGTTCTGCTTTCCCTCATTAATTTAGTATTATCATATGCTCTTATTTAGTAAACAAACAAACCCTAGATGAGACAATGTCAACATGCCATGATCCCTGTCATCATTCTTACAGCACTCACCATATTACTATAATAATGCATAAATGCCTTCTCTTTCATCCACAGCCTAAAGCTATAACCCCAAACCCTTGTGATCTCCAACTGATCTAATGGACTCATCCTCAATGTCCCAACCTATCCAAACACAAACTTTCCaagaaaacaaagagaaaaacacGAGAAAAGGTAGCAAAAATGGAAAAAGGTTTCTAGGAGTGAGACAAAGACCATCAGGAAGATGGGTAGCTGAGATCAAGGACTCCTCACAGAAGCTGAGACTGTGGTTAGGGACTTTCGATCGGGAAGAGGAGGCGGCGTTGGCGTACGATAAGGCTGCTAGGCTCCTAAGAGGCAGGAATGCAAAAACCAACTTTGCATCATGTCACATCTTGAATACACATGAAGAAAACTGCAGCATCTTGAGAAAGAATCCGAGGCTTTCTCAGCTCCTTCAGCATGCAATCATGAAGAACCATGCAAGATCATCGTCTCTAAATAGTGTGTCGAGCGCAAAGGCTAATCTGTGGGATCGAAGCCAAATGAGAGGGATCGATTTTGATACGCTTGTCGAAGAAACTATAGTCTGTTCATCGAGTGGTGCTGCTACTTCTGGTCAAGATCATGGTGATCACGATGAGGACAGGAATAATAAGCTTTGTGCACTTTCATTTGGTAGTTGTAAAGTTTATTCTTCTGTGGTTGTAGCTCCTTCCTTCAGTTCTTCTTCTCAATGCCAACAGgcgcataatgaagaagaaaaagattatCAAGAGGCTTAATTAAATAGTCGCTTAATCTGTTATATACAAATTTGGGTCGTTGTTTTTGTGACAAGTATGAGAAACAAGAAGATAAGCAAGGGTAATTATCCAGTAATCCTTGTAATTAgactttttattttcaactttggaAAATGGTTAGGTTTTGTGTGTGTTCTTCCATGCTTTTACCATCAAGATTGAAATATGGAGGCtggaatatatatttttgtaagtAGAGGTTTAGGAGTAATTTAGTAAGATAGTTACTTACATATACAATTAttcgtttgataactattttgcttttagtttttactttttagttttaattattgtATTAAAGATAGAAGGGAAATTCATGGAAGAAAATAGAGATATAGACGATGAGTGGAGGAAATATGTTGCATGAGAGAGATATATGTAGAAGAAAGTATAAGTGATGTTGCacaaaatgaagattaaaaccaaaccaaactatTTTAAGCTGCCttcactttaaatttttttttttattcattctttgttccttatttcttcCGCTCCCTTACAGCTTCCTTCATCATCCTTTATTTTCTCatattattttcatatattaagaacaaaaaaaaaaattaaaaaaaaa encodes the following:
- the LOC137711470 gene encoding ethylene-responsive transcription factor RAP2-11-like, translating into MDSSSMSQPIQTQTFQENKEKNTRKGSKNGKRFLGVRQRPSGRWVAEIKDSSQKLRLWLGTFDREEEAALAYDKAARLLRGRNAKTNFASCHILNTHEENCSILRKNPRLSQLLQHAIMKNHARSSSLNSVSSAKANLWDRSQMRGIDFDTLVEETIVCSSSGAATSGQDHGDHDEDRNNKLCALSFGSCKVYSSVVVAPSFSSSSQCQQAHNEEEKDYQEA